In Pseudomonas sp. P5_109, the genomic window AGCTCACCGCGTTGAACTGTTCGATCAGTTGTGCTTCATCCATGTTGCGGCTCCCTGGTTATCAGTTCGGCAACGCAGTCGATCTCCAGCGATACGCCCCACAGTGCCACGCACACCGTGGTGCGAGCTGGCGGCGCATGGCCGAGGAACTCGCGGTACACGGCGTTGAACGGCTCCAGTTGCGCGGGATCGGTCAGGTAGGCATTGACCTTGATCACGTGGCTGAAACCGGACCCGGCTTCAATCAGGATCGCTTCAAGGTTGTGCAAGGTTTGCCGTACTTGCTCGGGAAAATCAGCAGGCTGGTCGTCGAGACTGCCTTGGGCCGGAATCTGCCCGGCGGTGAACACCAGGTGGCCGCTGACCACGGCCTGGGAGTAAGGGCCGACCGGGCCGATGTAGCCCGGGGCCGATTGAATTCTGCGCATGTTTTTTACTCCTGGGATCAGGCCGTAGCGGATTTGAAGGGTTTGCCGGGGGCCGGATCGTTTGTCGGGACAACGCCGG contains:
- a CDS encoding RidA family protein; this translates as MRRIQSAPGYIGPVGPYSQAVVSGHLVFTAGQIPAQGSLDDQPADFPEQVRQTLHNLEAILIEAGSGFSHVIKVNAYLTDPAQLEPFNAVYREFLGHAPPARTTVCVALWGVSLEIDCVAELITREPQHG